One stretch of Gammaproteobacteria bacterium DNA includes these proteins:
- the aroK gene encoding shikimate kinase AroK has product MTNKAGRIFLIGPMGAGKSTIGRHLADLLQKDFRDSDHEIERRTGASVALIFEIEGEDGFRRRESAAIEDLTTRDDLVLATGGGAILAESNRQVLRSRGIVVYLQAPIETLLARTHRDRNRPLLQDGDRRAKFEEILRVRDPLYRAAADIIIITDHRSPSAVAQEIVTKIQALKGNESATQ; this is encoded by the coding sequence ATGACAAACAAGGCGGGCCGCATTTTTCTGATCGGCCCGATGGGGGCAGGTAAGTCGACCATCGGGCGGCATCTCGCTGATTTACTCCAGAAGGATTTCCGCGATTCCGATCACGAGATCGAGCGCCGTACCGGGGCGAGCGTTGCGCTCATCTTCGAAATTGAGGGGGAAGACGGCTTCCGACGGCGCGAATCGGCGGCGATCGAAGATCTGACGACGCGGGATGATTTGGTGCTAGCTACCGGCGGCGGCGCTATCTTGGCGGAAAGCAATCGGCAAGTATTGCGTAGTCGCGGCATTGTCGTTTACCTACAAGCCCCCATCGAGACATTGTTGGCGCGGACCCATCGCGATCGCAATCGACCGTTGTTACAAGACGGTGATCGTCGCGCCAAATTCGAGGAAATTCTGCGCGTGCGCGATCCGCTATATCGCGCCGCTGCCGATATCATCATCATCACCGACCACCGTTCGCCGTCGGCGGTGGCCCAAGAAATTGTCACCAAGATCCAAGCTCTAAAAGGCAACGAAAGTGCTACGCAATGA
- the aroB gene encoding 3-dehydroquinate synthase: protein MKTLRVELGERSYPIYIGSGLLARPEIMAPHLSGRIAIVTNETIAPLYLPRLRASLSAAKPVEVILPDGEQHKTLTVLTRIFDALLEARCDRKTTVLALGGGVVGDMAGFAAACYQRGVPFVQIPTTLLSQVDSSVGGKTGVNHPLGKNMIGAFYQPRAVVIDTDTLRTLSARELSAGLAEVVKYGLIRDPEFFDWLEKNLERLLQREPEALQYAIERSCRNKADVVAADETEGGLRAILNLGHTFGHAIETGMGYGQWLHGEAVATGMVMAADLSRRLGWLSDVDVTRIEAVLKAAHLPVRAPAGLSAQRFKELMAVDKKVEAGQLRLVLLKRLGDAVITAEAPTALLEQTLAAGRAAD from the coding sequence ATGAAAACGCTGCGAGTTGAGTTAGGCGAACGTAGTTATCCGATCTATATCGGCTCGGGACTGCTCGCACGACCGGAAATAATGGCGCCACACCTAAGCGGCCGTATCGCCATCGTCACCAATGAAACGATCGCGCCGTTGTATCTGCCGCGCTTGCGGGCGTCGTTGTCGGCGGCTAAACCGGTCGAAGTGATCCTGCCGGATGGTGAGCAGCACAAAACCCTAACCGTGCTTACGCGCATCTTCGACGCACTGCTCGAGGCGCGCTGCGACCGGAAAACCACGGTGCTCGCGCTCGGCGGCGGTGTCGTCGGCGACATGGCCGGTTTCGCCGCCGCCTGCTATCAGCGGGGCGTACCGTTTGTGCAGATTCCGACGACGTTACTGTCGCAGGTCGATTCCTCGGTCGGCGGTAAAACCGGCGTCAATCATCCGCTCGGCAAGAATATGATCGGCGCGTTCTATCAACCGCGCGCCGTGGTAATCGACACCGATACGCTCAGGACCTTGTCGGCGCGGGAGCTAAGCGCCGGCTTAGCGGAAGTCGTCAAATACGGCCTGATCCGCGACCCCGAATTTTTCGATTGGCTGGAAAAAAATCTCGAACGGTTGTTACAACGCGAACCGGAGGCGCTGCAATATGCCATCGAGCGTTCGTGCCGTAACAAAGCCGACGTCGTTGCCGCCGACGAAACCGAAGGCGGGTTGCGCGCCATCCTCAACTTGGGTCACACGTTCGGCCATGCGATCGAGACCGGCATGGGTTACGGCCAATGGCTGCACGGCGAAGCCGTCGCTACCGGCATGGTAATGGCGGCCGATCTGTCGCGGCGCCTGGGTTGGCTGAGCGATGTCGATGTAACGCGCATCGAAGCGGTGCTCAAGGCAGCGCACTTGCCGGTGCGTGCGCCGGCCGGGTTGAGCGCACAACGGTTCAAAGAGTTGATGGCGGTCGACAAGAAAGTCGAGGCCGGCCAGTTGCGGCTGGTATTGTTGAAGCGCCTCGGCGATGCCGTCATCACCGCCGAAGCACCGACGGCGCTGCTCGAGCAAACGCTGGCCGCCGGCCGCGCGGCCGACTGA
- a CDS encoding deoxyguanosinetriphosphate triphosphohydrolase: MASADAIASTARALAPYAASETRSRGRQYPEPAPRYRNEYQRDRDRIIHCAAFRRLEYKTQVFVNHEGDLFRTRLTHSIEVAQIARSIARALGLNEDLIEGISLAHDLGHTPFGHTGQDALNDCMRDYGGFEHNLQSLRVVDVLEERYADFPGLNLTFEMREGILKHCSIKHARELGDVGRRFIEKKQPGLEAQVANVADEIAYNNHDVDDGLRSGLVSIEQLQEIALFAEQYERIGRRYPELPTRRRIHETIRHMIDVVVNDFIDQSRARIDAAGVRNIDDVRERDQPLVGYSEPVRAQVLALKRFLRQNLYVHPRVKEVSAKAAKTVQDLFQVFWQDPKLLPAEYQERLQRADDDPETQRARVVADYIAGMTDRYAIREHVRFLNSVDWG; this comes from the coding sequence ATGGCATCAGCCGACGCCATCGCTTCGACAGCGCGCGCGCTGGCGCCGTATGCCGCCTCGGAGACGCGTTCGCGTGGCCGGCAATATCCCGAGCCGGCGCCGCGTTACCGCAACGAATATCAACGCGACCGCGACCGCATCATTCATTGCGCCGCATTCCGGCGCCTGGAATATAAAACCCAAGTCTTCGTTAACCACGAGGGTGATCTGTTTCGTACGCGCCTTACGCATTCAATCGAGGTAGCGCAGATCGCGCGCTCGATCGCTCGGGCACTCGGCCTCAACGAAGATTTGATCGAAGGTATTTCACTCGCGCACGATCTTGGCCACACACCGTTCGGTCACACCGGCCAGGACGCGCTGAACGACTGCATGCGCGACTACGGCGGCTTCGAGCACAACCTGCAATCGTTGCGCGTGGTCGACGTGCTGGAAGAGCGCTATGCCGACTTTCCCGGATTAAATCTGACGTTCGAAATGCGCGAGGGCATCCTCAAACATTGCTCGATCAAACACGCACGCGAGCTCGGCGACGTCGGCCGGCGCTTTATCGAAAAGAAACAACCCGGTCTGGAAGCGCAAGTCGCCAACGTCGCCGACGAAATCGCCTACAACAATCACGACGTCGACGACGGTTTGCGTTCCGGCTTAGTGTCGATCGAGCAGTTGCAGGAAATCGCCTTGTTCGCCGAACAGTACGAGCGCATCGGCCGGCGTTACCCGGAGTTGCCGACCCGCCGGCGCATCCACGAAACCATCCGTCACATGATCGACGTCGTCGTCAACGACTTCATCGACCAAAGCCGTGCGCGAATCGACGCCGCCGGTGTTCGCAACATCGACGACGTACGCGAGCGCGATCAGCCGCTGGTGGGTTACTCCGAGCCGGTGCGGGCACAGGTGCTAGCGCTAAAACGCTTCTTGCGACAAAACCTTTATGTCCATCCGCGGGTCAAAGAAGTCAGCGCCAAGGCCGCGAAGACCGTGCAGGACTTGTTTCAAGTTTTCTGGCAGGACCCGAAGTTACTGCCCGCCGAGTATCAGGAGCGCTTGCAGCGCGCCGACGACGATCCGGAGACGCAGCGAGCACGGGTGGTGGCCGATTACATCGCCGGTATGACAGATCGCTACGCCATTCGCGAACACGTACGCTTTCTAAATTCTGTCGATTGGGGATAA
- the gltB gene encoding glutamate synthase large subunit, protein MQNPPAAGLYRPEFEKDSCGFGLIAHMDGRSSHWLVQTAISSLARLAHRGAVAADGKTGDGCGLLLQKPDRLLRALAAELGFILTDVYAVGAVFLNSETTLAEQARQTLARELAAEGLIVAGWRVVPTHPEGCGIEALKTLPQIEQVFVSAPDGMDESTFDRRLYIARRRTEKALQANDPVFYVPSLSARLLSYKGLVMPANLPVFYTDLKDPRLESTLCVFHQRFSTNTWPQWRLAHPFRYLAHNGEINTIQGNRFWAAARGPRMRTPLIPKMEDVLPLVSMSGSDSMSLDNMLEALLAGGIDIFRAMRILVPPAWQNVSTMDPDLQAFYQFHAKHMEPWDGPAGIVLTDGRYAACVMDRNGLRPVRYVITRDPVLGDLKDGDYSGCVITLASEIGVYDYSPEEVIAKGRLKPGQMVAADTATGKLLLPADIDNLLKIRQPYKRWLKEHTRYLDATLDTNVTNVPPMNPDALLIYQKMYGLSNEEREQVVHVLAETAQEAVGSMGDDTPMAVLSARIRSLYDYFRQQFAQVTNPPIDPLREQIVMSIEVVFGREKNVFEETPRHASRLIVDSPVLSIGKFRALQLLNDPEYAHEWLDLTYPAELGLPRAIESLCVTAAAAIRAGKVILILSDRNIERGRLPIHALLAVGAVHGHLIREGLRCDANIVVETATARDPHHFACLIGYGATAVYPYLAYECVRNLVRTGDVADKDIGKYLENYRKGINKGLFKIISKMGISTMASYRGAQLFEIVGLHDEVVERCFAGTTSRIQGATFADLEREQTILTSDAWNRRRSVAQGGLLKFVHGGEYHAFNPDVISTLQAAVKSGDYEKYLEFAALVNGRAPMVLRDLLKLRDDAVAIPIERVESVENITKRFDSAGMSLGALSPEAHEALAIAMNRLGGRSNSGEGGEDPKRYGSDRTSKIKQVASGRFGVTPSYLMSAEVLQIKIAQGAKPGEGGQLPGDKVNEMIARLRYARPGVALISPPPHHDIYSIEDLAQLIFDLKQINPHALVSVKLVSGPGVGTVAAGVAKAYADLITIAGYDGGTGASPLTSVKYAGTPWELGLTEVHQTLRLNDLRGRVRLQTDGGLKTGLDVVKAAILGAESFGFGTAPMVALGCKYLRICHLNNCATGVATQNNVLRLQHFTGLPEMVMNYFRFVARETREWMAKLGVTRLSDLIGRIDLLTALPGATDKQSHLDLAPILSDASAPPDKPQYCRVMFNPSFDKGEMAEQMVRDALPAIEKLSGGEFHYQIRNFNRSIGARLSGEIARRHGDHGMDQAPVVMRLKGTAGQSFGVWNAGGLHLILEGDANDYVGKGMAGGKIVIHPPHGSRFESNESTIIGNTCLYGATGGKLYAAGLAGERFAVRNSGALAIVEGIGDHGCEYMTGGIITVLGETGLNFGAGMTGGLAYVLDIDNNFVDRYNHELIDIHRIHTEIMEAHRQYLRDLIQEFVNETGSRWGQTILDNFPDFQSKFWLVKPKATDLDRLLETLRQAA, encoded by the coding sequence ATGCAAAATCCTCCGGCAGCGGGGCTTTACCGGCCGGAATTCGAAAAAGATAGCTGCGGTTTTGGGCTTATTGCCCATATGGACGGCCGTTCTAGCCATTGGCTGGTACAAACCGCCATTAGCTCGCTCGCTCGTTTGGCTCATCGTGGTGCAGTGGCGGCCGACGGCAAGACCGGCGACGGTTGCGGTCTGCTGCTGCAGAAGCCGGATCGGCTCCTGCGCGCCTTGGCGGCAGAGCTCGGTTTTATCCTCACCGACGTTTATGCGGTCGGCGCCGTTTTCTTAAATTCAGAGACAACGCTGGCCGAGCAGGCTAGGCAAACGCTTGCACGCGAGCTTGCCGCCGAAGGGCTGATCGTCGCTGGTTGGCGCGTGGTTCCCACCCATCCCGAGGGTTGTGGCATCGAAGCCTTGAAGACCTTGCCGCAGATCGAGCAGGTATTTGTCAGCGCTCCGGACGGCATGGATGAATCCACCTTCGATCGCCGTCTTTATATAGCCCGGCGTCGCACGGAAAAGGCGCTGCAGGCAAACGATCCCGTGTTTTACGTTCCGTCATTGTCGGCACGGTTGCTGAGCTACAAGGGATTAGTCATGCCGGCCAACTTGCCGGTGTTCTATACCGATCTCAAAGACCCGCGCCTCGAGTCGACGTTGTGCGTGTTCCACCAGCGTTTCTCGACCAACACCTGGCCGCAGTGGCGCTTGGCGCATCCGTTCCGCTATCTCGCTCACAACGGCGAGATCAACACCATTCAGGGCAACCGCTTCTGGGCCGCTGCCCGTGGTCCGCGCATGCGCACGCCGTTGATTCCAAAAATGGAAGACGTGTTGCCGCTGGTATCGATGTCCGGTTCTGATTCAATGAGTCTCGACAATATGCTCGAGGCGTTGTTGGCCGGTGGTATCGATATCTTTCGGGCGATGCGCATTTTGGTGCCGCCGGCGTGGCAGAACGTCAGCACCATGGATCCGGACCTGCAGGCGTTTTATCAATTTCACGCCAAGCACATGGAGCCGTGGGACGGGCCGGCAGGCATTGTTTTGACCGACGGCCGTTACGCCGCCTGTGTCATGGACCGCAATGGGTTGCGGCCGGTGCGTTACGTCATCACTCGCGATCCGGTGCTCGGCGATCTCAAAGACGGCGACTACAGCGGTTGTGTCATTACGCTCGCGTCCGAGATCGGCGTCTACGACTATTCGCCGGAAGAAGTCATCGCCAAGGGTCGGCTAAAGCCCGGACAAATGGTGGCGGCCGATACCGCCACTGGAAAATTGCTGTTACCGGCCGACATCGACAACTTGCTCAAGATTCGCCAGCCGTACAAGCGCTGGCTGAAAGAACACACGCGCTATCTCGACGCGACGCTCGACACCAATGTCACCAACGTTCCGCCGATGAATCCGGACGCGTTGCTGATTTATCAAAAGATGTACGGCTTGAGCAACGAAGAGCGCGAGCAAGTCGTGCATGTACTGGCCGAGACTGCGCAAGAAGCGGTCGGCTCGATGGGCGATGACACACCGATGGCGGTGTTATCGGCCCGCATTCGCTCGTTGTACGACTATTTTCGTCAGCAGTTCGCGCAGGTGACGAATCCGCCGATCGATCCGCTGCGCGAGCAGATCGTGATGTCGATCGAGGTCGTGTTCGGCCGCGAAAAAAATGTATTCGAAGAAACACCGCGACACGCGTCGCGTTTGATCGTCGATTCGCCGGTGTTGTCGATCGGTAAATTTCGCGCGCTGCAATTGTTGAACGATCCGGAATACGCGCACGAGTGGCTCGATCTTACGTATCCCGCCGAGCTTGGTTTGCCGCGCGCCATCGAGTCGCTCTGTGTCACCGCGGCAGCGGCGATACGCGCCGGCAAAGTGATTCTCATCTTGAGCGATCGCAACATCGAACGCGGGCGCTTGCCGATCCACGCCTTGCTTGCGGTCGGTGCCGTGCACGGCCATTTGATCCGCGAAGGTCTGCGCTGCGACGCCAACATCGTCGTCGAGACCGCGACCGCGCGCGATCCGCATCACTTCGCCTGCTTGATCGGCTACGGCGCGACCGCTGTGTATCCGTACTTGGCGTACGAATGCGTGCGTAACCTCGTGCGCACCGGCGATGTCGCCGACAAGGATATCGGCAAGTATCTCGAAAATTATCGCAAGGGCATCAACAAGGGCCTGTTCAAGATCATCTCGAAGATGGGCATCTCGACCATGGCCAGCTACCGCGGCGCACAATTGTTCGAGATCGTCGGTCTGCACGATGAAGTGGTCGAGCGTTGCTTCGCCGGCACCACCAGCCGCATTCAAGGCGCGACCTTCGCCGACCTCGAACGCGAACAGACGATACTCACCAGCGACGCCTGGAACCGCCGGCGCTCGGTGGCGCAGGGCGGTTTGCTGAAATTCGTTCACGGCGGCGAGTACCATGCGTTCAATCCGGATGTCATCAGCACGCTGCAAGCCGCGGTGAAGAGCGGCGACTACGAAAAATATTTAGAGTTTGCGGCGCTAGTGAACGGCCGCGCACCGATGGTGTTGCGCGACTTGCTCAAATTGCGCGACGACGCCGTCGCCATTCCGATCGAACGCGTCGAGTCGGTCGAGAATATTACTAAGCGTTTCGATTCCGCCGGCATGTCGCTCGGCGCGTTGTCGCCGGAAGCGCACGAGGCGTTGGCGATCGCCATGAATCGCCTCGGCGGTCGCTCGAACTCGGGTGAGGGCGGCGAGGATCCGAAGCGTTACGGTAGCGATAGAACCTCGAAGATCAAACAAGTCGCGTCGGGTCGTTTCGGTGTGACGCCATCGTATTTAATGAGCGCCGAAGTACTACAGATCAAGATCGCCCAGGGCGCGAAGCCAGGTGAGGGCGGGCAGCTGCCGGGCGACAAGGTTAACGAAATGATCGCGCGGTTGCGCTACGCGCGCCCCGGCGTGGCGCTGATCTCGCCGCCGCCGCATCACGACATTTATTCGATCGAAGACTTGGCGCAGCTCATCTTCGATTTGAAGCAGATCAACCCGCACGCATTGGTGTCGGTGAAGCTCGTTTCCGGTCCCGGTGTCGGTACGGTCGCCGCGGGTGTGGCGAAGGCGTACGCCGATCTCATCACCATCGCCGGCTACGATGGTGGCACTGGCGCCAGTCCGTTGACGTCGGTGAAGTACGCCGGCACGCCGTGGGAGCTTGGTCTCACCGAAGTGCATCAAACCTTGCGCCTGAACGATTTGCGCGGGCGCGTGCGATTACAGACCGACGGCGGCTTGAAGACCGGGCTCGACGTGGTGAAGGCGGCAATTCTCGGCGCTGAAAGTTTCGGGTTCGGCACCGCACCGATGGTTGCGCTCGGTTGCAAGTATTTGCGCATCTGCCATCTCAACAATTGCGCTACCGGTGTTGCTACCCAGAACAACGTGCTGCGCCTGCAACATTTCACCGGCCTGCCGGAAATGGTGATGAATTATTTCCGCTTCGTCGCGCGCGAGACGCGCGAGTGGATGGCGAAGCTCGGCGTTACTCGTTTATCCGATCTCATCGGCCGCATCGATTTGTTGACGGCGTTGCCGGGCGCGACCGACAAGCAATCGCATCTCGACCTCGCGCCGATTTTGTCCGACGCCAGCGCGCCGCCGGACAAGCCGCAGTATTGCCGGGTGATGTTCAATCCATCGTTCGACAAAGGCGAGATGGCGGAGCAGATGGTGCGCGACGCCTTGCCGGCGATCGAAAAATTATCCGGCGGTGAATTTCATTACCAGATCCGCAATTTTAATCGCTCGATCGGCGCGCGCTTGTCCGGCGAAATCGCCCGGCGTCACGGCGATCACGGCATGGATCAAGCGCCGGTTGTCATGCGCTTGAAGGGCACCGCCGGGCAAAGCTTCGGCGTCTGGAACGCCGGCGGTTTGCATTTGATTCTCGAAGGCGACGCCAACGACTACGTCGGCAAGGGCATGGCCGGCGGCAAGATCGTCATCCATCCGCCGCACGGCAGCCGTTTTGAAAGCAACGAGTCGACCATCATCGGTAACACCTGCCTCTACGGCGCCACCGGCGGCAAGCTGTATGCCGCCGGCCTCGCCGGCGAGCGTTTCGCCGTGCGTAACTCCGGCGCACTCGCCATCGTCGAGGGCATCGGCGATCACGGTTGCGAATACATGACCGGCGGCATCATCACTGTGCTCGGCGAGACCGGCCTCAACTTCGGCGCCGGTATGACCGGCGGTCTCGCCTATGTGCTCGACATCGATAACAACTTCGTCGATCGCTACAACCATGAGCTGATCGACATCCATCGCATCCATACCGAGATCATGGAGGCGCATCGGCAGTACCTGCGCGATTTGATCCAGGAGTTCGTCAACGAAACCGGCAGCCGCTGGGGCCAGACGATTCTCGACAATTTCCCCGATTTCCAGAGCAAGTTCTGGTTGGTCAAACCGAAGGCGACCGATCTCGACCGCTTGCTGGAGACACTGCGCCAGGCCGCTTAA
- a CDS encoding glutamate synthase subunit beta: MSNVFQFLQVPRQDPAKKLVNVRIREHGEIYGQFDAKGAAAQGARCLDCGNPYCEWKCPVHNYIPNWLQLIAEGKLFEAAELSHRTNSLPEICGRICPQDRLCEGACTLNDGFGAVTIGSIEKYITDEALKQGWRPDLSGVVRTDKKVAIVGAGPAGLACADVLVRNGVQPVVYDRYSEIGGLLTFGIPPFKLEKEVVQTRRRILEEMGVQFVLNTDIGTDVPFAKLLGDYDAVFLGMGTYSYMKGGFAGEDRPGVYEALPYLVSNIRRLLKIEQSPGDYIDMQGQRVVVLGGGDTAMDCVRTAIRQDATEVSCAYRRDEANMPGSRREVANAKEEGVQFLWNRQPIEIVGRDGVEGVKVVTTELGPADARGRQQPQTIEGSEEIIPADRVIIAFGFRPSPADWFDQHKIGVDDRGRVRVCKENQGLRFQTGNPKVFAGGDMVRGSDLVVTAVFEGREAAEGILDFLGV; encoded by the coding sequence ATGTCAAACGTCTTTCAATTTCTGCAGGTACCGCGCCAGGACCCGGCGAAGAAGCTGGTGAATGTTCGCATTCGTGAGCACGGCGAAATCTACGGCCAGTTCGACGCCAAGGGCGCGGCCGCACAAGGTGCGCGCTGTCTCGACTGCGGCAATCCGTATTGCGAGTGGAAGTGCCCGGTCCATAACTACATTCCGAATTGGCTGCAGCTCATCGCCGAGGGCAAATTGTTCGAGGCCGCGGAGTTGTCGCACCGTACGAATTCGTTGCCGGAAATCTGCGGCCGCATTTGTCCGCAGGACCGACTGTGCGAAGGCGCGTGCACGCTGAACGACGGCTTCGGTGCCGTCACCATCGGCTCGATCGAGAAGTACATCACCGACGAAGCGCTGAAGCAGGGTTGGCGGCCGGATTTGTCCGGCGTCGTGCGCACTGACAAGAAAGTCGCCATCGTCGGCGCCGGTCCGGCCGGGCTCGCCTGCGCCGACGTGCTGGTGCGCAACGGCGTGCAGCCGGTGGTCTACGACCGTTATTCCGAGATCGGCGGCTTGCTGACGTTCGGCATTCCACCGTTCAAATTAGAAAAAGAAGTGGTGCAAACGCGCCGGCGGATTTTGGAAGAAATGGGCGTGCAGTTCGTGCTCAACACCGATATCGGTACCGATGTGCCGTTCGCGAAACTGCTCGGCGATTACGACGCCGTGTTTCTCGGTATGGGCACGTACTCTTATATGAAGGGTGGTTTCGCGGGCGAGGATCGGCCGGGCGTTTACGAAGCGCTGCCGTATCTCGTCTCGAACATCCGCCGCTTGCTGAAGATCGAACAATCGCCCGGCGACTACATCGACATGCAGGGTCAACGCGTCGTGGTGCTCGGCGGCGGCGATACGGCGATGGACTGCGTACGCACGGCGATTCGCCAAGACGCGACCGAGGTGAGCTGCGCCTATCGACGCGACGAGGCCAACATGCCGGGCTCGCGGCGTGAGGTCGCGAACGCCAAGGAAGAGGGCGTGCAATTTTTGTGGAACCGCCAACCGATCGAGATCGTCGGCCGCGATGGTGTGGAAGGCGTGAAGGTCGTGACCACCGAGCTCGGACCGGCCGACGCCCGCGGCCGACAGCAGCCGCAGACGATCGAGGGCAGCGAAGAAATCATCCCGGCCGATCGCGTCATCATCGCCTTCGGCTTTCGCCCGAGCCCGGCCGATTGGTTCGACCAGCACAAGATCGGCGTCGACGATCGCGGCCGCGTGCGCGTCTGCAAGGAAAATCAGGGCTTACGTTTTCAAACCGGCAATCCGAAGGTGTTCGCCGGCGGCGACATGGTGCGTGGCAGCGACTTGGTCGTGACCGCCGTGTTCGAAGGTCGTGAAGCCGCCGAAGGGATCCTCGATTTCCTGGGCGTGTAA
- the hemE gene encoding uroporphyrinogen decarboxylase — protein MKPLKNDLFLRALLREPVDVTPVWIMRQAGRYLPEYRATRAKAGDFRTLCMTPDLACEVTLQPLRRFAFDAAILFSDILTIPDAMGLGLHFVEGEGPAFERPVRTAADIDALGVPDPEQELRYVGDAVRLIRRELDGRVPLIGFAGSPWTLATYMVEGGSSRDFAQIKRMRYQAPELLHRLLDVLARSVTVYLNAQIAAGAQALMIFDTWGGVLTPNDYRAFSLEYMARIARGLTRTSEQRRVPLIMFTKNGGQWLEAMADAGADALGIDWTTDLGHARQRVGARVALQGNLDPSALHAEPARIRTEVGNVLQSFGKGSGHVFNLGHGITPDILPDHVAALVEAVHELSRPFHA, from the coding sequence ATGAAGCCACTTAAGAACGACCTTTTTCTGCGCGCCTTGCTGCGCGAGCCCGTCGATGTCACGCCGGTATGGATCATGCGCCAGGCCGGGCGTTATCTCCCCGAATACCGCGCCACGCGTGCCAAAGCCGGTGACTTCCGTACGCTGTGCATGACGCCGGATCTGGCATGCGAAGTCACGTTGCAACCGCTGCGCCGCTTCGCGTTTGATGCGGCAATTTTGTTCTCCGACATTCTGACGATTCCCGATGCTATGGGCTTGGGCTTGCACTTTGTCGAAGGCGAAGGCCCGGCGTTTGAACGACCGGTGCGCACCGCCGCTGACATCGATGCGCTCGGCGTACCCGATCCCGAGCAAGAGTTGCGTTATGTTGGCGACGCCGTGCGCTTGATCCGGCGTGAGCTCGATGGCCGTGTGCCATTGATCGGCTTCGCCGGCAGCCCGTGGACGTTAGCGACTTATATGGTCGAAGGCGGCAGCAGCCGCGACTTCGCTCAAATTAAACGAATGCGCTATCAAGCACCGGAGTTATTGCATCGTCTGCTCGACGTGCTCGCACGCTCGGTAACGGTGTACCTGAATGCGCAGATTGCCGCCGGTGCGCAGGCACTTATGATTTTCGATACCTGGGGCGGCGTGTTGACGCCGAATGATTACCGCGCGTTTTCGCTCGAGTACATGGCGCGCATTGCCCGTGGGTTGACGCGCACGAGCGAACAACGGCGAGTACCGCTCATCATGTTTACCAAGAACGGCGGCCAATGGCTCGAGGCCATGGCCGATGCCGGTGCCGATGCGCTCGGCATCGACTGGACCACCGATCTCGGCCACGCGCGCCAGCGCGTCGGTGCGCGCGTGGCCCTGCAAGGCAATCTCGATCCGTCGGCATTGCATGCGGAGCCGGCACGCATCCGCACTGAAGTCGGCAATGTCTTGCAAAGCTTCGGCAAGGGCAGCGGCCATGTCTTCAACCTCGGCCACGGCATTACGCCCGACATCCTGCCCGACCACGTCGCCGCGCTGGTCGAGGCGGTCCATGAGCTCAGTCGACCGTTTCACGCCTAG